A single Chiroxiphia lanceolata isolate bChiLan1 chromosome 25, bChiLan1.pri, whole genome shotgun sequence DNA region contains:
- the LOC116798450 gene encoding uncharacterized protein LOC116798450 isoform X2 — MEGFPALLLLLALPGGTGMMNEFSWKMIRVRPRKLQLNDSGEYQLETYFQGRNKPRNSTKLEVLEEYRSLDTDSDPIKGDIATDDTNKEQSSLHALVVLSSFLPTTALVAAVLFLLTTYIRMKRAGKGMDTGKHPAFRQRVLQLRGHEGSGMAEGELSRSTVYAVIRPQPQPRPEDVLYANVQPVPKVFFHLQEPPGSSASSGPVEYATVLFRTTAPHPDTATEKNSFT, encoded by the exons ATGGAAggttttccagccctgctgctcttgctggcACTACCAG GGGGGACTGGAATGATGAATGAGTTCTCATGGAAAATGATTAGAGTGCGGCCGAGAAAGCTCCAACTTAATGACTCAGGAGAATATCAACTCGAGACCTATTTCCAGGGGAGAAACAAACCACGGAATAGCACCAAGCTGGAAGTTTTGG aggaaTATAGGTCTTTGGATACAGATTCTGACCCCATTAAAGGGGACATTGCCACAGATGACACCAATAAGGAGCAGAG CAGTCTCCATGCCCTCGTGGTGCTGAGCTCCTTCCTGCCCACCACTGCTCTGGTTGCAGCTgttctcttcctcctcaccaCCTACATCAGAATGAAAAGAGCAG GAAAAGGGATGGACACTGGCAAACATCCTGCTTTCAGACAGAGAGTACTGCAG CTCAGAGGACACGAAGGGAGCGGGATGGCAGAAGGGGAACTGAGCAGGAGCACAGTCTATGCTGTGATCAGGCCCCAGCCGCAGCCCAGGCCCGAGGATGTTCTGTATGCCAACGTACAGCCTGTTCCCAAGGTTTTCTTCCACCTGCAGGAACCGCCGGGAAGTTCGGCCTCCTCAGGGCCTGTGGAATACGCGACTGTTCTCTTCAGAACCACAGCCCCACATCCTGACACtgcaacagagaaaaacagcttCACCTGA
- the LOC116798450 gene encoding uncharacterized protein LOC116798450 isoform X1 — protein sequence MQDNTRKLQRFIWCKTVSQIQGNSDQSLLKAGGTGMMNEFSWKMIRVRPRKLQLNDSGEYQLETYFQGRNKPRNSTKLEVLEEYRSLDTDSDPIKGDIATDDTNKEQSSLHALVVLSSFLPTTALVAAVLFLLTTYIRMKRAGKGMDTGKHPAFRQRVLQLRGHEGSGMAEGELSRSTVYAVIRPQPQPRPEDVLYANVQPVPKVFFHLQEPPGSSASSGPVEYATVLFRTTAPHPDTATEKNSFT from the exons ATGCAAGACAACACCAGGAAACTCCAGCGTTTTATTTGGTGCAAAACAGTGTCCCAAATTCAAGGTAACTCTGATCAAAGTCTCCTTAAAGCAGGGGGGACTGGAATGATGAATGAGTTCTCATGGAAAATGATTAGAGTGCGGCCGAGAAAGCTCCAACTTAATGACTCAGGAGAATATCAACTCGAGACCTATTTCCAGGGGAGAAACAAACCACGGAATAGCACCAAGCTGGAAGTTTTGG aggaaTATAGGTCTTTGGATACAGATTCTGACCCCATTAAAGGGGACATTGCCACAGATGACACCAATAAGGAGCAGAG CAGTCTCCATGCCCTCGTGGTGCTGAGCTCCTTCCTGCCCACCACTGCTCTGGTTGCAGCTgttctcttcctcctcaccaCCTACATCAGAATGAAAAGAGCAG GAAAAGGGATGGACACTGGCAAACATCCTGCTTTCAGACAGAGAGTACTGCAG CTCAGAGGACACGAAGGGAGCGGGATGGCAGAAGGGGAACTGAGCAGGAGCACAGTCTATGCTGTGATCAGGCCCCAGCCGCAGCCCAGGCCCGAGGATGTTCTGTATGCCAACGTACAGCCTGTTCCCAAGGTTTTCTTCCACCTGCAGGAACCGCCGGGAAGTTCGGCCTCCTCAGGGCCTGTGGAATACGCGACTGTTCTCTTCAGAACCACAGCCCCACATCCTGACACtgcaacagagaaaaacagcttCACCTGA
- the LOC116798449 gene encoding LOW QUALITY PROTEIN: triggering receptor expressed on myeloid cells 2-like (The sequence of the model RefSeq protein was modified relative to this genomic sequence to represent the inferred CDS: deleted 1 base in 1 codon) yields the protein MCGMKKMPSSCARSFRQSKEGERSCPWAEPMSLFSRLLSHPLLCSAHMERLGHLILVFLSASCAAENVTVVYGMEGGTISVNCSYDPQQQWWREKSWCRQVDETKCQHVVSARSFWLPFLRGRKSTTSIRDNIHDGVLTVTMRRLRKEDAGLYQCRTDFLGDTKSLRKVQVEVLRAAVLETQVPEEPRAVQSISSSPPEVDFTVFYILAGLLVTKSMVAVLICIVGISRKNREREQNPSLSEQQVLPFTADLGHDGTGPSRESTP from the exons ATGTGCGGGATGAAAAAGATGCCAAGTTCCTGTGCTCGTTCCTTCCGTCAGAGtaaggagggggagagg agctgCCCTTGGGCAGAGCCCATgtccctcttctccaggctgctctcccaccccctgctctgctcagctcacATGGAGAGGCTCGGCCACCTCATCCTGGTCTTCCTGTCAG catcctgtgctgcagagaacGTCACCGTGGTGTATGGGATGGAGGGGGGCACCATTTCTGTCAACTGCTCCTACGACccccagcagcagtggtggagagagaagagctggTGCAGGCAGGTCGATGAGACCAAGTGCCAGCACGTGGTGAGTGCCCGATCCTTCTGGCTGCCATTCCTGAGGGGCAGGAAAAGCACCACCTCCATCAGGGACAACATCCACGACGGGGTCCTGACGGTCACCATGAGGCGGCTCAGGAAGGAGGATGCTGGGCTGTACCAGTGCAGAACTGATTTCCTGGGGGACACAAAGAGCCTGAGGAAGGTGCAAGTGGAAGTGCTGAGAG CAGCTGTCCTGGAGACCCAAGTGccagaggagcccagagctgtgcagagcatCTCCAG CTCCCCTCCTGAAGTGGATTTCACTGTTTTCTACATCCTTGCTGGGCTCCTGGTTACCAAGTCCATGGTGGCTGTACTGATTTGCATCGTTGGCATCAgcaggaagaacagagaaagagagcAGAACCCAAGCCTGAGTGAGCAGCAGGTCCTCCCTTTCACTGCTGACCTCGGACACGATGGAACTGGCCCCTCCCGGGAGAGCACTCCGTGA
- the LOC116798446 gene encoding CMRF35-like molecule 1 produces MELRALLLLLLCFPGLQAQAPHAEERRREGGTLYVQCPYTDKTSGNQWKYWCRLKNDECYELRASTQFTRQTTDRTTIKDDPTAKIVSITMTDLKAEDSGTYVCLSSSSSSPLKRISLNVFKEVLQWELDTLWVQCPLSIWGYSTTWCRREGQTECRVMASTDSRSTRSNSKAPHDRTSTMYNDRLNTLTTTMRRLQAQDTGTYWCALSSGCTRVMEVVLSVFKRTQQYPAKESGNVSVQCQYKNTDYGAVSKAWCKEEAGTSCEILVTTSSGPSGNQRTSQDGRVRIQDDTQQGIVTITMEQLQAQDSGVYWCALHEISGLSRMEEVTLEVSKALSDTEGSSQATPLGNSPAPSSNVNTFILLSVVLSILLILALIASVALCVRLQKLLERTGNRGAEDTYDNSEGTAQLGSTERRESSKDDSKGLKHNNLDLQSQPSLEGPLYCNIEPSQAHRKPQGENVEYAVIAFNQFPRNDAG; encoded by the exons ATGGAGCTGAGagccctcctgctgctgctgctctgcttcccag GTCTCCAAGCCCAAGCACCTCATGCCGAGGAGAGACGACGGGAAGGGGGCACTCTGTATGTCCAGTGTCCTTACACAGACAAGACTTCTGGTAATCAGTGGAAATACTGGTGCCGCCTGAAAAATGACGAATGCTATGAGTTGAGGGCAAGCACCCAGTTCACAAGACAAACCACAGACAGAACTACAATAAAGGATGACCCCACTGCTAAGATCGTGTCCATCACCATGACTGACCTCAAGGCAGAGGACTCAGGCACGTATGTCTGTCTAAGTTCCTCTAGCAGTTCTCCACTGAAGAGGATCTCACTGAATGTTTTCAAGG AGGTGCTCCAGTGGGAGTTGGACACTCTGTGGGTGCAGTGCCCGCTCAGCATCTGGGGGTACAGCACGACCTGGTGCCGGAGAGAAGGGCAGACTGAGTGTAGAGTCATGGCGAGCACAGATTCCCGTTCAACACGGAGCAACAGCAAAGCTCCACACGACAGAACGTCGACGATGTACAACGACCGCCTGAATACTCTCACCACCACCATGAGGAGGCTGCAGGCCCAGGACACCGGCACGTACTGGTGTGCACTGAGCTCCGGCTGCACCCGAGTAATGGAGGTCGTGCTCTCTGTCTTCAAGA GGACCCAGCAGTACCCAGCCAAGGAATCAGGCAACGTCTCTGTCCAGTGTCAGTACAAGAACACGGACTACGGGGCTGTGAGCAAAGCCTGGTGCAAAGAGGAAGCAGGGACATCATGTGAGATACTGGTTACCACAAGCTCAGGGCCCTCAGGGAACCAAAGGACATCTCAGGATGGCAGAGTCAGGATCCAGGATGACACCCAGCAGGGGATTGTCACCATCAccatggagcagctgcaggcacaggacTCTGGCGTGTACTGGTGTGCGCTCCATGAAATCTCTGGTCTCTCCCGGATGGAGGAGGTCACACTCGAGGTTTCCAAGG CTTTGTCAGACACTGAAGGCTCAAGTCAAGCAACTCCTTTGGGCAACAGCCCAGCACCCAG ctcaAATGTCAACACCTTCATCCTACTGTCCGTGGTGCTGAGCATCCTACTCATCCTGGCTCTCATCGCCTCGGTAGCGCTGTGTGTCAGGCTGCAAAAGCTCCTGGAGAGAACAG GTAACCGAGGAGCAGAGGACACTTATGACAATTCAGAGGGCACAGCACAG CTTGGCAGcactgaaagaagagaaagttcCAAGGATGACAGCAAGGGCCTAAAACACAATAACCTGGACTTGcaatcccagcccagccttgAGGGTCCTCTTTACTGCAATATTGAACCCAGCCAGGCTCACAGGAAGCCCCAAGGGGAAAACGTGGAATACGCTGTCATCGCATTCAACCAGTTCCCAAGGAATGATGCAGGATGA